A DNA window from Cydia splendana chromosome 24, ilCydSple1.2, whole genome shotgun sequence contains the following coding sequences:
- the LOC134802240 gene encoding uncharacterized protein LOC134802240 yields the protein MEVSGGALLRSKSSNRAIPSAATKTKNLSTGDVGHKMENKKRRGVYVEKWVNPELPAEDNKRYKSKAQPIPRPQPNKLLTTAPRESNISTYTRLLGTRDPAVRFIKRKKKTLPENLPKQCSKTSKLSKHENKPRNIVEENKNMDKFRHNHAKDAEFITTTRKDRRERKEEGGERDLQTPSTSSKITRAMSFDTNWSTIFPHRESRDKTNLLQHYIYNDCKPKDKDKLKTAEGKDEQIYTFFKELIESVYEEETNKPDTNPDIQSGKSSEIKLEIDDPVAQKLQEYNSKQYTIEDKDLVYEQSRELADYYNNKSRLTPQKKVKRRKKNIKYTFTDKSACSKGDRPKKSNLLTLLKQQLAIDLQKQEPESMYEALLNIAKNKRKRKQIYFEITKKPSDLERVCRFKRRNLISPSTRMPKRVKQTSRRDKIMGGERSESSTSTEFESHHSLEVQGFDYVTEPLEVGTAISSIRTITNLNEGIVSVTHHWKH from the exons ATGGAAGTATCAGGAGGGGCGTTGTTGAGATCTAAGTCTTCAAACAGAGCCATACCAAGTGCCGCCACGAAAACTAAAAATTTGAGTACCGGTGACGTGGGGCACAAGATGGAGAATAAGAAGAGGCGCGGGGTCTACGTTGAGAAGTGGGTGAACCCTGAATTGCCCGCTgaag ATAACAAAAGATATAAATCGAAAGCACAGCCAATACCTCGGCCACAACCAAACAAATTGCTAACAACTGCCCCGAGGGAATCCAACATCTCGACCTACACTCGCCTCCTGGGCACTCGGGACCCCGCGGTCCGGTTCATAAAACGTAAAAAGAAGACCCTCCCTGAAAATCTTCCAAAACAGTGCTCTAAAACATCGAAACTGTCAAAACACGAGAATAAACCAAGGAATATTGTGGAAGAGAATAAAAATATGGACAAGTTCAGACACAATCACGCAAAAGATGCGGAATTTATCACAACCACCCGAAAGGATCGAAGAGAAAGGAAGGAGGAAGGAGGAGAAAGGGATCTACAAACGCCATCTACATCTTCAAAAATAACCCGAGCCATGTCTTTCGATACCAACTGGTCCACCATCTTCCCTCACAGAGAGAGCAGAGATAAAACTAATTTATTACAGCATTATATCTACAATGACTGTAAACCAAAGGATAAAGATAAATTAAAAACTGCAGAGGGTAAAGACGAACAGATCTATACCTTTTTCAAAGAACTCATCGAGTCAGTTTATGAAGAAGAGACAAACAAACCTGATACAAATCCTGATATACAGAGTGGCAAATCTTCTGAAATCAAACTTGAGATAGACGACCCTGTAGCGCAGAAACTGCAAGAATATAATTCCAAGCAATACACGATCGAAGACAAGGATTTAGTGTACGAGCAAAGTCGTGAGCTGGCGGATTATTACAACAATAAGTCACGGTTAACACCACAGAAAAAAGTGAAGCGAAGaaagaaaaacataaaataCACGTTCACTGATAAGTCTGCATGCTCAAAAGGAGACAGGCCTAAAAAGTCTAATCTTCTAACCCTTTTGAAACAACAATTGGCAATAGATTTGCAGAAGCAGGAGCCTGAAAGCATGTACGAAGCGCTTCTGAACATAGCGAAAAATAAACGCAAGCGTAAACAAATATATTTCGAGATAACGAAAAAACCTAGCGACCTAGAAAGGGTATGCAGATTTAAACGGCGAAATTTAATTTCACCAAGCACGAGAATGCCGAAAAGGGTGAAACAGACGAGTAGGCGCGATAAAATTATGGGTGGAGAGCGAAGCGAGTCGTCTACCTCGACAGAGTTTGAATCTCACCATTCCTTGGAAGTGCAGGGTTTTGATTATGTTACGGAACCGTTGGAAGTCGGTACGGCGATCAGTAGTATCAGGACAATCACGAACTTAAATGAAGGCATAGTATCTGTCACGCATCATTGGAAACATTGA
- the LOC134802134 gene encoding putative zinc finger protein 730, producing the protein MSNKLIICHACLSTERTLFPIKKLQDLLTNVDLFDLKLSNEGGVCWECKRNFLKFSRFKRQIELAQESLQQVEKLQGLQCLSTLLCTVSTTPSYSISYVQPANIETRDNQPKIKQEVDDANNISDHNDDVQNLLESDVEIDIKKEVNPTEHTQDKETKKGRKKFKEYIQGTEIRKERKIIKKKVKNLPTNKNKVKKPPIVKKKKKIVADDKVDFDDIKDKFIEIEFTEEEMVKCREEKRSHPNFKKLPYNCYTCVLGFTKKENHEMHMEKKHNASIGHHICPVCQVRFASSATLTKHVRKHYHCYRCKLCSYETTELWSALSHSQGKHSGDEEGSIHCKKCSYVAKCREDLEAHTNSQHYLVCKECGEKFKGSHTLKTHKRRIHASVREHACDTCSRTFRSRGRLEAHAAAHGPAAAARLAYCAVCHVQYKNVYVYRNHLVNSANHSEKRYHCEECGKKFASKVYYNRHHTFYHQKESNHKCELCDRLFISDFRLRHHRQMRHGAERLRNHACDQCGKKFYTATTLRAHLLTHSSARTFMCAHCGDTFKQRPALYTHTRLVHQGLKRHAT; encoded by the exons ATGAGCAACAAATTGATTATTTGCCACGCATGTCTGAGCACAGAGCGGACACTGTTCCccattaaaaaattacaagatttACTAACAAATGTGGACTTGTTTGACTTGAAG CTGAGTAATGAAGGGGGCGTATGCTGGGAATGTAAAAGAAATTTCTTGAAGTTTTCGAGGTTCAAAAGACAAATTGAATTAGCTCAAGAATCTTTACAGCAAGTGGAAAAG CTCCAGGGCCTGCAATGCCTGAGTACATTATTATGTACGGTTTCTACTACCCCCAGTTATTCTATATCATATGTTCAACCAGCCAACATCGAAACCAGAGACAACcaacctaaaataaaacaagaagtTGATGATGCAAACAACATTTCAGATCATAATGATGATGTGCAAAATTTACTTGAATCTGATGTTGAAATAGACATTAAAAAAGAAGTTAATCCGACAGAACACACACAAGACAAAGAAACAAAGAAAGGGAGAAAAAAATTTAAAGAATATATACAAGGGACAGAAATAaggaaagaaagaaaaataattaaaaagaaagttaAAAACCTAccaactaataaaaataaagttaaaaaaccACCAATTGtaaagaagaaaaagaaaataGTAGCAGATGATAAAGTGGATTTTGATGATATTAAGGATAAGTTCATAGAAATAGAGTTCACAGAAGAGGAGATGGTAAAATGCAGAGAAGAGAAGAGAAGTCACCCGAACTTTAAGAAACTACCATACAATTGCTACACATGTGTGCTAGGGTTTACAAAAAAGGAGAATCATGAAATGCATATGGAAAAAAAACACAATGCG AGTATCGGTCATCACATCTGCCCAGTATGCCAAGTGCGCTTCGCCAGCAGTGCAACTTTAACCAAACACGTTCGGAAGCATTACCACTGCTACCGCTGCAAACTTTGCTCGTATGAGACCACAGAGCTCTGGTCAGCGCTCAGCCACAGTCAGGGCAAGCACAGCGGGGACGAGGAGGGCAGTATACATTGCAAGAAGTGTAGCTATGTTGCCAA gtGTCGCGAGGATTTGGAGGCTCACACGAACTCCCAACATTATCTCGTTTGCAAAGAGTGCGGTGAGAAGTTCAAAGGGTCCCACACGCTCAAAACGCATAAACG CCGTATCCACGCCTCCGTCCGCGAGCACGCATGCGACACGTGCTCGCGCACGTTCCGGTCGCGCGGGCGGCTCGAGGCGCACGCCGCCGCGCAcgggcccgccgccgccgcgcgcctcGCCTACTGCGCCGTGTGCCACGTGCAGTACAAGAACGTCTACGTGTATAGGAACCATCTGGTGAACAGCGCCAATCATAGCGAGAAGAG GTATCACTGCGAAGAGTGTGGCAAGAAATTCGCGTCTAAAGTCTACTACAACAGGCACCACACATTTTATCACCAGAAAGAGTCTAACCACAAATGCGAGCTTTGCGACCGG TTGTTCATATCCGACTTCCGGCTGCGACACCACCGGCAGATGCGGCACGGCGCCGAGCGGCTCCGCAACCACGCGTGCGACCAGTGCGGGAAGAAGTTCTAT